In Spirosoma pollinicola, the genomic window GATGCCTTGCAGTACGGAACCCGTCGTTCATTGGTTACCAGACTAGAGCCACAGGGTGAAGCGATCTGCTTCGATAAAGATGCCAAGGGCTTTTTTACTATCAGTGAGAAGGCGAGTGCTTCATCCGTTAACCTTTATTATTACGCCAAAAAGTAAGCCTAGATTGATTTGTATCTTTTTTTTGCGTTTGGTAAACTAGTTCTTATTTAGTTTATAGTAACTATTCAGGCGTATAGCCCGGGCCTCACTTACACATAATAGCTGTAGTGAGGCCTTTCCTGTTTACGCATAGTTTGAAAATGTATATCTATACGCGCCGTGGTAAAGCACTCGAATCTTAAGCGCCATAATAATGAAAATGAAAAATAATAATGCACACTTAAGAGTCTGCCAATAGTTGCCTACTTCGCATTGGCACTATTGTTGATAAACAACCTGCCGAATTTTTATACTTAGTATGTATATATAAAATATCTTTATGTATTGTAACTATAGTCACTTATATGCAAACATTAGATACTAAATTTATAGTAAAAAAATATTTTTTTAGTTACTTACGGTATTAGCCAATCGGTTGGTATGCCGTTTGTTATAGGGAAAATGCTCGTAAGACGATATTATTTATTCGTAGGTGACGAGTGATTTGATTTATTTATTCCCTAGACTATGCAATTTACGTCTATCTACTTCCGGTTAATTAAGTGTCTGCTGCAAGTTTTTGCAGTATCCTTTCGTCGATTGGCATTTCGGCAAATTGATCGACAGTCAGTTTGGCCTGCGTCGCTGCAATTTCCTTTAATCACTAGGATAAGCCTGAATAATGCTTCCCCTGCGCGTGCAAGTGCGTTAGGCCTACTACTTTGGCTTATGGCATCGCTGTCAGCCCAGGCACAGGTATCGGGCCGGGTTTATCAGGACTTTAATGCAAATGGGGTCTATGACATATCCGCCACAATTGCCTCGGCAGATGGCACGACCCTACCAGTGGCCGTTGATAAAGGGATTGCCGGGGTTGTTGTCAACGCATATGGACCAACAGGTTCACTGGCTGGTACGGCCACGACTGCTGCCGATGGTACGTATACTATTGCTGGTGCTACGGGCAACGTACGTGTTGAATTCTCTATACTTCCTACAAACTATTTATCAGGGCCAGTTGGTACGAATAGTGGCACGTCGGTGCAGTTTGTCACAGCTCCTGCTACAAACATAAATTTCGGAATTAACCGACCCTGGGATTATAGCGAAAACAACCCGGCACTGGTAACAAACTGTTACGTTCCGCTAAGCAGGACAGGTACGTATACAGCAAGCGATGTTATCGTAACCGTCCCCAATAATGCGGGCTCCAGTGTGTATTCAGGGGGTGTGGGCTGTACATCTTGCCCTACTGCTTACAATTTACCTGCACCGAACCATCTGGCAACGCATGCGCAGGTTGGGTCAACATTTGGATTGGGCTGGCAAGCCAGTACCAAGACGCTTTTTGCGGCAACCTATATCAAACAGTTTACCGATATTGGCCCTCAGGGAACAGGGGCTATTTATCGGATCAATATGACCAACCCAAGTGCGCCGGTTGTTATGACAGGTGCCCCAAATACCGTAACTGGTCCAATTGATCTGAACCTGATTTTTGGGGCCGGTACAATGGGAGCAAATCCGTTTTCGCCTTACCCGGACTTCAACACGGTAACTGGTCGACAAATAGTTGGTGATGCCGTATTCAACGCTGGTTTTTCAGACATCGACGTTTCGGAAGATGGAAAAACACTTTATGCGTTAAGTTTCAAGGATAAAAAAATATATAGTATCCCCATCGACGGATCGCCAATAAATTCAACGACGGTGAAGTCTGCTGTCATTCCCGTTATTAGTGGGCAAACGCTCGCTAATGTTCGACCAACCGGAATGGGAATAAAAGATGGTAAAGTATATGTGATTACACAAGGCAGTTTTGCTATTGATGCCTCAAATGACTACGATACAGGTGTAGACTTCGTTGGTAGTGTACGTTATCCGTATTTAAATGGCACAGGAATTGGTACGCAACACGCGGTATACGCGTATGATCCGGCTACAAACACGTTTACAACAACCCCCGTTCTAAGCTTCAATAATCGGGACGCTAACAGTAACTGGATCTGGTACTGGGGCATTATTTATATGGATCTGGTTTTCGATGATAAAGGAGCCATGATTTTGGGTGGCAGAAATATATCGAATGACGTTGTAGGCGGCACAACTGGTGCTCGTTTGGTTAGAGCCAGCAAAAATGGTTCGGGAGTTTATGACATTGAAGATGGCGGAAGTTCAGGCGGTATTACCACCGGTGGTTCTACAGTTAGCAATGGTAGTGTTAGCAATGGGTTATACTATTATCAGGTCGATCCAGTAGATGGTGGTGAAGGCGATTCGAATGGCGGTCTGGCTCAGATACCAGGCCATCCAAACGTTATTGAAACGCAGTATGATCCGTTCGAGGTCTATACCGCAGGTCTGCGTTGGTTGAATAATACAACCGGAAAGAGTACAAAAGCGGTCGAGATTGTCGCTCCCAGCAACCCTTTTTCATTCAACGGTGTAAATTTTGATAATAAAGCGGGGGTATTGGGTGAATTGGAAGCCCTTTCGTCTCCGGCTCCTATCGAAATCGGTAACCGAGTTTGGAACGATACCAATAATGATGGTATTCAAAATGCGGGTGAAACAGGTATTGCCGGTGTCAGCGTCTCACTCTGCACGGGCGCAGGTGCTCCCATCGCCACTGCTGTGACCGACGCCAATGGTACCTATTACTTCTCGTCGGGCAGCGGCACCACGACAGGTTCAGTCATTTATAGCCTGTCGGCGCTAACGGCCAACACAAACTATCAATTAAAATTCCCCACAACCAATAGTAGCAAATCGCTGGTAACGGCCAACGCGGGTGCCGACAACATCGACTCAGATGCTCCGGCCTCTGGCGTTGTATCGTTCTCCACGGCGAGTATCGGTGCTAACGACCATACGTTCGATGTGGGGTATGGAGCTGCTACTTGTGCGCTTTCGACCACGGTTACTGCTGGGACTTGTACTCCCGCTACCAATCAATATGCCGTATCAGGTACTCTATCTTTGATCAATAATGCAGCAGGTGGCACGGCCACTATCACTGATGGAACGGCCACGACTACAGTCACGATTGCAGCCAACGCAACGACGGCCAGCTATATCTTAACGGGCTTGACGTCTGACGCGGCCAGCCACACCGTAACGGTGAGCTTACCCGGTTGCGGAACGGCCACGGTGGGTTATACGGCTCCGGGGAGTTGCTCATCTGCGGCATCTTCTTGCTCAATCACCATCAAACCCACTGTGTCAGGTTGTTACTCCGTGAGTGGGGTAAGCAAGGCCACCGTCAGCGTGGAAGTAGGCTGGAGCAACGCGCCAACGGGAAATATTACCGTGACCTATGCGGGCCAGACCAAGACCATCACACCGGGATCATTTACAACGTCTGCCAACTCAGGCACGATAGTCTCGCCCCAGGTGGTAGCCTTCGAAGTTGATCTAAGCACGGCTACTTCAGGCCAGACCGCCATCGCCACCTTCAACAACAGCACAACCTGCACCATCACCAGCTCGGCAATTATCCTACCTGCTGCCTGCCTGCCTACGCCCTGTACAACAGGGCAAACTGGTGGTACCGTCTTTAATGACTACAACGCCAATGGTATTCATGAGTCTGGCGAAACCACGGGGATACCGAGTGTAACGGTTAAGGCATTCGATTGCAATGGTGCATTGGTCGGCACCACAACCACCGACCAGTATGGTCGATATACGTTTACAGGACTGACAGCCTCCAATTACCCGATTCGGGTAGAGTTTAGCGGTTTGCCTGCTATTTATGGGCAGGGAACGCTGAATGGTTCAGATGGCCGCACTACGGTGCAGTTTGTGAATGCAGCCAGTTGTACGATTGATCTGGGCGTATTGGATCCGACTGATTATTGTGAAAGTAACCCTAAGTTAGTTGTACCCTGTTATGTCTATGGTGACCCCCAAACTGGGTCATTATCGGGCCAACGCGATGCCGTAGTCATGTTTGACTATAACCTGGCGGGGGCTCCGGACATGACGAAGATGACCGAAGTGGCCAAAGCCGAACAGGTAGGCACGCTCTGGGGCGAAGCCTACGACAAGGACACCAAGCGGTTATACATGTCGGCTACCCTGAAACGACACGCAGGGCTTGGCCCCCTGGGCCTGGGCGGTATCTACGTTGCGGATTTGACTAATCTGTCCGCTCCGGTTACGACAGCCTATATTGATGTAACAACGCTGGGGATCAACGTCGGTTCGTCCACCGCAACGGATACCTGGTTCGGTGTTACCAATCTAACTCGTGGTTTGTCAACAGACCCCAGTAAAGCCAGTGTCGACCTTAACGCATACAAGGCCATTGGAAAAGCGGGTATTGGCGGCATTTCGTTGTCTGCTGATGGCAAGAAGCTGTATTTTACCAACCTGTACGACAAAAAACTATACGTCCTGAACGTGGGTACGGGTGCAGCCACCCTGGATAAATCTATTGATTTCCTGTCAGCTGCATCTTGCCCTAACGGGGATCTCCGCCCCTGGGCTACTAAATTCTACAGGGGAAAAGTCTATGCGGGTGTTGTTTGTGATGCTGGCACCTCGCAAAATCAGGCAGACATGCGGGCATTTGTTTACCAGATTGACCCCAGCACCAATGCGTCGTCTGTTATTTTCGACTTCCCACTGACCTATCCGAAGGGGACGCCTAATACCCAGTTTCCAGATCGGACAGGCTGGTATCCCTGGACAGATGATTGGTCGCTCAAAATAGCCCCTAATAACACGGTTGATAAAGACCGGGTTGTTCACCCGGAACCGATCTTCAATGATATCGAATTTGATATTGACGGGTCAATGGTACTGGCCTTTGGTGACCGTACTGCCGTTCAGACAGGTCTTAATAACTACGGCCCCTACGCACCGTACAGCACCAATTCCTCGTATCAAGGCAACGTTGGCGGAGATATTCTTCGGGCTTATTCAACCGGCATCAGCTTTGTTTTAGAGAACAACGCCAAAGCGGGTCCGGTGACTGGTGCTGGTCTTAACAACAATCAGGGTCCCGGCTTCGGCGAATTTTATAATGACAAGGTTGCTTCTTTTCACTCTGAGGATATCGTGGGTGGACTGGCGTTACTGCCAGGCAGCGGAGAAGTGGTTGCCGTTGCGATGGATCCTTCGACAAGTCCTCTGGTTCTCAATGCTGGTGGTGTTCGACATTTTAATAATACGACAGGCGCAGTGAACAGTGGCTATGCTGTTTACAAATCTAATACTGGAGATGGCACCTATGGTAAGGCTACGGGCTTAGGCGATTTGATCCTAACCTGTAGCACACCCACCTATCTGGAAATCGGCAACCGGGTTTGGGTAGATACCAATAAGGACGGCATTCAGGATCCCTGCGAAAAATCGATGGCGGGCGTAAACGTGGCCCTCTATCAAGGAAACACGCTTATCGCCACGGCTACCACCGATGCCAACGGGGAGTACTATTTCAACAATAACCCCGTCAGCAGCACAGTAGTCGGCACAACGTCTACGACGCTAATTCAGCCCAACACGGCCTATACGGTTCGTTTTGGTACGGATGGCACCACAAATCAGTACGACAACACGACGGGTATTCTGACAACCAGTATTGGTAAGTTTAACGTAACCACAGCCTTCAGCACAGCGCCCACAGCCAACACCCTCAATGACAGCAACGCCCTGGTATCGGGCGGCTTCCTGTCGGCCAATGTGACCACGGGTGCGGCCGGTTCGGTGAACCATACGATTGATGCAGGCTTCATCTGCGCCCCTACTACGGTAGGCAGCGTGAGCGTGGTAAAAGCTACCTGCACCGGCACTACGGCTAACAACGATGGTCAAGTCCTGTTAACGGGGGTTGTATGTGGCGATAAAGCATTTATCTACACATCGGGTCCGGCTCCATCGTATACCGCAACGGGTGGCTTATCGGTATCAGCTTCGGCCGTTAGTTTCACCGGTTTGGTGAACCCCAGTACATCGGCGGGTCAGAGCTATTCAATTATTGTTTACAACGGCCCCTGCTGCTTTACAACCGTAACGGCAGTGTTGCCGCAGCAGGTTTGCACGGCAGTTCCTTGCAGCATCTCAGCCACGGCTGCTGCCACCTGCAACAACAACGGCACACTCGATAGCAACACGGACGATTACACTAGCTTCGTCCTGACGCCATACAATGCCGTGCAGGGCAGCCGCTTTACCATAACCGCCACGCAGGCAGGCTCGCCCATTGCCATCACATTTCCCGATGGAACAACAACGACTTCTGGCGCATCCATGAGTGCGCTGAGTTATGCCTACCCAACCCCGTTCCGCACAGGGGTGGGCACGGCTGGCAAAGGCAATATCATCATCACCATCACCGATGTCAATAACGCCACCTGTACCACTCATGTTACGGTAGTCGATCCCGGCACCTGTGCACCGGCTGTCTGTGTGGGAACTACGCCGACCTCAGTAAGCTATGCCTACCAGACGCCGTTCCAGACAACAGAACTGGCTAACGTACCTTTACTGCTCAATAAATTTGATAATGGCGGTGGAACCCGTACGCTGACGGGGGTGAAACTCACCTACAAAATATTCGAGGCCACCAATTACCTCTTCGAGAATGCCTCCAGCACATCGAATGATTTTGTAGCGACAACCTCAGGCACTGCCCGCATGAAGCTGAGTGGCACCACCATTATCACGGCAGGCTTCCCCAATGTCACCACAGGTGATTTAACATTACCTGCGGGTGTGACCGTAGCGGCTCAGGGGACCTATTCGGGCGATGCCCCCTTTGGAACCTCGAATGTATCGACGCTTAAAGGAATGGATTCGTGGTTAACGCCCCTGCTTCAGGATATCTTCATTGATCCCCGGCTCGATCCTCGCTGGGTAACAACAGCTACTGGCAACCCTGGCAACGATGCTGATATTTATGTATGGGCTCCTCAATCATTCTCGTCGACGGGAGTAACCACCTACACGGCCACGACTGATCTGACTCATTTTGTAGGAAGCGGAACGATCCCTCTGGTAGCCTCTACGGTAAATGGCTTTGGTTTTATTGGCGGTGGAGGAAATATACTCTCCATTCAAAACACAAAGGCCTATGCCTGCGCTACGGTAGAGTACACCTATATCTGTACGGTGTGTTCGCTAACGGCCACGGCTACGCCAACAGTTTGTAATCCAGTAACGAATCAATATGATGTATCAGGCACGATTAGTTTAACCAGTAATCTGGCAGGTGGTGTAGCTACCATCACGGATGGCACGGTTAGTACGAGTGTAACTGTAGGAGTTTCTGCTACCAGTGTTGCTTACTCCCTAACGGGCTTAACTTCAGACGGAGCCAATCATACCCTAACGGTTACGTTAGCGGGTTGCGGTTCGGCAACGGTGGGTTATACAGCACCGGCCAGTTGTACAATAGCCGCAACTATTTTGGTTACTTCCGCGACGGTCTGTTACGGTTCATCCGCTACGCTGGTGGCTTCGGGTTGCACCGGCACCATCACCTGGTCAAGCGGGGCAACGGGGGCTTCTTTCGTCACCCCGGCCCTGACGGCCACCACTGATTACACGGCTACCTGTACCACCTCGACGGGGTCAACCACCTCGGCGGTGGGCACCGTGACGGTGATGCCCCAACCGGTGCTGAGCCTGCAAGCCAGCGCAACGCTGGTGACGGTGGGCACACCAGTGAGCCTGTCGGCCATCGGTTGTGTGGGCACGGTAAGCTGGCCCACCGGCGTTACGGGCGCTTCCATCAGTGTGACCCCGGCTAACCCCACCAATGTCTACTCGGCCACCTGTACCACAGGCCCGGGTTGCACCACGGTAGCAACCACGACCATCAACACAGCGCCCTCGGCGAGTCTGGTGGTGATCTCGGCGACGGTCTGTTACGGTTCATCCGCTACGCTGGTGGCTTCAGGCTGCACCGGCACCATCACCTGGTCAAGCGGGGCAACGGGGGCTTCTTTCGTCACCCCGGCCCTGACGGCCACCACTGATTACACGGCTACCTGTACCACCTCGACGGGGTCAACCACCTCGGCGGTGGGCACCGTGACGGTGATGCGCCAACCGGTATTGAGTCTGCAAGCCAGCGCAACGCTGGTGACGGTGGGCACACCAGTGAGCCTGTCGGCCATCGGCTGTGTGGGCACGGTTAGCTGGTCAACGGGTGCAACGGGGGCTGCTATCAGTGTGACCCCGGCCAACCCCACCAATGTCTACTCGGCCACCTGTACCACAAGCCCGGGTTGCACTACGGTGGCCTCCACCACCATCAGCACGACCCTAGCCTGCTCACTGAGCGTAACGACCACGAGCCTGCCTAAAGGACAGGTGGGAGTTGCTTATAACCAGACTATCGTAACCACTGGCGGTACGGCTCCGTTGAACTTCTCGGTCTCAGGTGGTAACCTGCCAACAGGCCTGAGCCTCAACGCCACGACCGGTATCATCTCCGGTACACCAACCGTTAGTGGATCATTCCCCACCACGATCACCGTTACCGATGCCAAAGCCTGTCAGGTTAAACTGTCCCTCTCGGTCTTCCAGATCGACCCGGCTCCACAAACCGCATCTTTGGGTGACTTTGTCTGGTACGATACCAATAAGAATGGCCAGCAGGATGGACTTGAAACGGGCGTGGCCGGGGTAATTGTCAAGCTGTTTGACCCCACCTCGTCGACGGTAACCCCTATTGCCAGTCTGACAACTGATGCCAGTGGCAAGTACCTGTTTACCAACCTCACTCCGGGCCAGTACTGTGTGATCTTCCAGACAACGACTTTGCCTGTGGGCTACAGTCTGACTCTGGCCAACACGGGGGCTGATGCCACTGATAGTGATGCTAGTCCGGTAACGGGTAAAACGGCCACCTACACGCTCACGGCTGGTCAGCAGGAGCTGAGTGTCGATGCGGGCATCATCGCCCCGGCCATCAGCCTCAATCTGGATAAACTTGTTGACAAGAGCCGGGCAAAAGTGGGGGATGTGCTGACTTACACCCTGGTGCTGACCAACACAGGCACCGTCACCGCAACCAATGTGGTGGTGAGCGACGTAAGCACGGTTGGTTTGCGCTATGTAGCGGGGTCGGCTAGCGCCCCGGCGGGCAGTACCTTCACGCAGGGCAATCCGCTCAGCACGTGGACTATCGCCAGTCTGGGGGCGGGTCAACACCTGGATCTGACTTTCCAGGCCATTGCCGACAGTAGTGGTATTCTTTACAACACAGCTACGATTCCGGGCGATACGGCCCGCGTTTGCACCAGCATTCCTTATCAGGTCTGCAAGGGAAGTGTGTATCAATTCCAGTTAGGTGTTGCCGTTGGGAGTCAGTCGTATCAATGGTATAAGGACGGCGTGGCCCTAACAGGCGCCAGCTCGAATACATTACTGGTAACGGCAGCGGGTTCCTACAGTGTGGCCATCAATGGGGTGGCGGGTTGTTTGACAGGCTCTTGCTGTCCGTTTATCATCGAAGAGATTGCCGATGTGGCATCTTATTCGCTGGCGGCTACGACGCCAACCTGTAACGGCACAGTGGCTCAGACCAACGGTCAACTAACGGTCACAGGTTTGGTGAGCAGCACGGCTACGTCATATACTTACCAGATCGTACTAGGGAGCAGTTTTGACAGTGGCACGTTGCTAACGGTTAATAAGACGGCTGTTCCTCTGAGTAGTATTCTGAGCAGTAGTTTGGCGCCCGGAACGTACACAGTACGGATTTACAATGCATCCGGCTGTTATCGTGACGTGACAGCGGTGATTCTACCCGCCAACTGTGTTTGTCCGCCACCGAAGTGTGTTCCGTTTGTTGTACAGAAGATACGCTGAATTAGACCTTAGTTTGTTCTGATAAATAAGTCCTCCTGCTGGTTTAGAGGTTGACTTGAAACGAGAAATCACTCAAAAATAGTGTCAGATTGTCTCAATGGCGTAGTCTGACATTATTTTCGAGTGATTTCTCGTTTCGATCAGACTGGGTTTCGTTTCGCCTAAATACCGACAATCAGTTATCTTGCCGCATGGATTCATCAATTCTAATTATTGTTCTGAGTTTGTCGGTACTGATTTCGTATGCTTTTGACTTGTTCAGCAGTCGGTTCAAAACGCCCTCTGTTTTGCTGCTTTTGCTGTTAGGTATGATTATCAGGCAGGCCACTCAGTATTTTGATGTTCAGGTGCCTTATGTTACAACGATTCTACCAACATTGGGCACGCTGGGCCTGATTCTGCTGGTGCTTGAGGGCGGCCTTGATCTTGAACTCCATACCGACCGATTAAGCGTACTTCGACGAACATCGCTAGCGTCATTGCTGGCTATCGTAGGCGGAACGTTACTGATGGCGGGTATGCTCTATCTGCTGTTGAACGATTCGTTCTACCATTGTCTGATTGCTGCCCTGCCCTTTTCCATCATCAGCAGTTCGGTTACGGTACAGCGACTGGATCAGCTGTCGGGGGTGCA contains:
- a CDS encoding SdrD B-like domain-containing protein, with translation MASLSAQAQVSGRVYQDFNANGVYDISATIASADGTTLPVAVDKGIAGVVVNAYGPTGSLAGTATTAADGTYTIAGATGNVRVEFSILPTNYLSGPVGTNSGTSVQFVTAPATNINFGINRPWDYSENNPALVTNCYVPLSRTGTYTASDVIVTVPNNAGSSVYSGGVGCTSCPTAYNLPAPNHLATHAQVGSTFGLGWQASTKTLFAATYIKQFTDIGPQGTGAIYRINMTNPSAPVVMTGAPNTVTGPIDLNLIFGAGTMGANPFSPYPDFNTVTGRQIVGDAVFNAGFSDIDVSEDGKTLYALSFKDKKIYSIPIDGSPINSTTVKSAVIPVISGQTLANVRPTGMGIKDGKVYVITQGSFAIDASNDYDTGVDFVGSVRYPYLNGTGIGTQHAVYAYDPATNTFTTTPVLSFNNRDANSNWIWYWGIIYMDLVFDDKGAMILGGRNISNDVVGGTTGARLVRASKNGSGVYDIEDGGSSGGITTGGSTVSNGSVSNGLYYYQVDPVDGGEGDSNGGLAQIPGHPNVIETQYDPFEVYTAGLRWLNNTTGKSTKAVEIVAPSNPFSFNGVNFDNKAGVLGELEALSSPAPIEIGNRVWNDTNNDGIQNAGETGIAGVSVSLCTGAGAPIATAVTDANGTYYFSSGSGTTTGSVIYSLSALTANTNYQLKFPTTNSSKSLVTANAGADNIDSDAPASGVVSFSTASIGANDHTFDVGYGAATCALSTTVTAGTCTPATNQYAVSGTLSLINNAAGGTATITDGTATTTVTIAANATTASYILTGLTSDAASHTVTVSLPGCGTATVGYTAPGSCSSAASSCSITIKPTVSGCYSVSGVSKATVSVEVGWSNAPTGNITVTYAGQTKTITPGSFTTSANSGTIVSPQVVAFEVDLSTATSGQTAIATFNNSTTCTITSSAIILPAACLPTPCTTGQTGGTVFNDYNANGIHESGETTGIPSVTVKAFDCNGALVGTTTTDQYGRYTFTGLTASNYPIRVEFSGLPAIYGQGTLNGSDGRTTVQFVNAASCTIDLGVLDPTDYCESNPKLVVPCYVYGDPQTGSLSGQRDAVVMFDYNLAGAPDMTKMTEVAKAEQVGTLWGEAYDKDTKRLYMSATLKRHAGLGPLGLGGIYVADLTNLSAPVTTAYIDVTTLGINVGSSTATDTWFGVTNLTRGLSTDPSKASVDLNAYKAIGKAGIGGISLSADGKKLYFTNLYDKKLYVLNVGTGAATLDKSIDFLSAASCPNGDLRPWATKFYRGKVYAGVVCDAGTSQNQADMRAFVYQIDPSTNASSVIFDFPLTYPKGTPNTQFPDRTGWYPWTDDWSLKIAPNNTVDKDRVVHPEPIFNDIEFDIDGSMVLAFGDRTAVQTGLNNYGPYAPYSTNSSYQGNVGGDILRAYSTGISFVLENNAKAGPVTGAGLNNNQGPGFGEFYNDKVASFHSEDIVGGLALLPGSGEVVAVAMDPSTSPLVLNAGGVRHFNNTTGAVNSGYAVYKSNTGDGTYGKATGLGDLILTCSTPTYLEIGNRVWVDTNKDGIQDPCEKSMAGVNVALYQGNTLIATATTDANGEYYFNNNPVSSTVVGTTSTTLIQPNTAYTVRFGTDGTTNQYDNTTGILTTSIGKFNVTTAFSTAPTANTLNDSNALVSGGFLSANVTTGAAGSVNHTIDAGFICAPTTVGSVSVVKATCTGTTANNDGQVLLTGVVCGDKAFIYTSGPAPSYTATGGLSVSASAVSFTGLVNPSTSAGQSYSIIVYNGPCCFTTVTAVLPQQVCTAVPCSISATAAATCNNNGTLDSNTDDYTSFVLTPYNAVQGSRFTITATQAGSPIAITFPDGTTTTSGASMSALSYAYPTPFRTGVGTAGKGNIIITITDVNNATCTTHVTVVDPGTCAPAVCVGTTPTSVSYAYQTPFQTTELANVPLLLNKFDNGGGTRTLTGVKLTYKIFEATNYLFENASSTSNDFVATTSGTARMKLSGTTIITAGFPNVTTGDLTLPAGVTVAAQGTYSGDAPFGTSNVSTLKGMDSWLTPLLQDIFIDPRLDPRWVTTATGNPGNDADIYVWAPQSFSSTGVTTYTATTDLTHFVGSGTIPLVASTVNGFGFIGGGGNILSIQNTKAYACATVEYTYICTVCSLTATATPTVCNPVTNQYDVSGTISLTSNLAGGVATITDGTVSTSVTVGVSATSVAYSLTGLTSDGANHTLTVTLAGCGSATVGYTAPASCTIAATILVTSATVCYGSSATLVASGCTGTITWSSGATGASFVTPALTATTDYTATCTTSTGSTTSAVGTVTVMPQPVLSLQASATLVTVGTPVSLSAIGCVGTVSWPTGVTGASISVTPANPTNVYSATCTTGPGCTTVATTTINTAPSASLVVISATVCYGSSATLVASGCTGTITWSSGATGASFVTPALTATTDYTATCTTSTGSTTSAVGTVTVMRQPVLSLQASATLVTVGTPVSLSAIGCVGTVSWSTGATGAAISVTPANPTNVYSATCTTSPGCTTVASTTISTTLACSLSVTTTSLPKGQVGVAYNQTIVTTGGTAPLNFSVSGGNLPTGLSLNATTGIISGTPTVSGSFPTTITVTDAKACQVKLSLSVFQIDPAPQTASLGDFVWYDTNKNGQQDGLETGVAGVIVKLFDPTSSTVTPIASLTTDASGKYLFTNLTPGQYCVIFQTTTLPVGYSLTLANTGADATDSDASPVTGKTATYTLTAGQQELSVDAGIIAPAISLNLDKLVDKSRAKVGDVLTYTLVLTNTGTVTATNVVVSDVSTVGLRYVAGSASAPAGSTFTQGNPLSTWTIASLGAGQHLDLTFQAIADSSGILYNTATIPGDTARVCTSIPYQVCKGSVYQFQLGVAVGSQSYQWYKDGVALTGASSNTLLVTAAGSYSVAINGVAGCLTGSCCPFIIEEIADVASYSLAATTPTCNGTVAQTNGQLTVTGLVSSTATSYTYQIVLGSSFDSGTLLTVNKTAVPLSSILSSSLAPGTYTVRIYNASGCYRDVTAVILPANCVCPPPKCVPFVVQKIR